Proteins encoded by one window of Lycium barbarum isolate Lr01 chromosome 11, ASM1917538v2, whole genome shotgun sequence:
- the LOC132619247 gene encoding uncharacterized protein LOC132619247 produces MANINNNNNNSNRDNDFINPNTTSSPITVSDGDSFLLDSSQIGSASGSFQNEGFLSGGGDGGGAVDAEFGFSRPDFRQVPLVGTVDLYERHVFLCYKNPQVWPPRIEATEFDRLPRLLAAALAARKNDVQKQTRLTICEGHDGTETSNGDVLIFPDMIRYRRLTHFDVDTFVEEVLVKDGEWLPGNPEALTGWYIFVCCHGSRDRRCGVCGPAIVSRLREEIESNGLQGKVSVSPCSHIGGHKFAGNVIIFGPNNNKKVSGHWYGYVTPDDVPQLLEQHVAKGEIVDWLWRGQMGLSEDEQKASQEHRLSVNGGTDIERGTKSSNDVGTSTCGSQLEGTGCCRANGNISCCQNTQLPVDADNFILHQENTEFTSEKKKSFRRQISRSNSGKGARSRKVCSMPTWYESWEREDTYAVLAVIGAAVSVAYAYNCYRQLK; encoded by the exons ATGgcgaacatcaacaacaacaacaacaacagcaacaggGACAACGATTTCATAAACCCTAATACAACTTCATCACCTATAACTGTATCTGACGGTGATAGTTTCCTTCTAGATTCTTCTCAGATCGGTAGTGCTTCTGGAAGCTTCCAAAACGAGGGTTTTCTCTCTGGCGGCGGCGATGGCGGCGGCGCTGTTGATGCTGAGTTCGGTTTTTCTCGGCCTGATTTTAGGCAAGTTCCGCTTGTTGGAACTGTTGATTTGTATGAACGACACGTGTTCCTTTGCTATAAGAATCCTCAAGTTTGGCCACCTCGTATTGAGGCTACTGAGTTTGATCGATTGCCTAGGCTTCTTGCTGCTGCTCTTGCTGCTCGGAAAAATGATGTTCAGAAACAG ACTCGGTTAACAATATGTGAAGGGCATGATGGAACTGAGACATCAAATGGGGATGTGTTGATCTTTCCGGACATGATCAGATACAG GAGATTGACTCATTTTGATGTTGACACATTTGTTGAGGAGGTGCTAGTGAAGGATGGTGAGTGGTTACCTGGAAATCCTGAAGCTCTGACTGGATGGTACATATTTGTGTGTTGTCATGGTTCAAGAGATCGTCGATGTGGTGTTTGTGGACCAGCTATTGTTAGTAGACTTAGGGAGGAGATAGAGTCAAATGGTCTTCAAGGAAAAGTATCTGTTAGTCCATGCTCACACATCGGTGGACACAAGTTTGCTGGAAATGTGATCATATTCGGACCAAACAATAACAAGAAAGTCTCCGGACACTG GTATGGCTATGTTACACCTGATGATGTACCTCAGTTGCTTGAACAGCATGTTGCTAAAGGAGAAATTGTTGATTGGTTGTGGAG GGGCCAGATGGGACTATCTGAAGACGAACAGAAAGCATCCCAAGAACATAGGCTCAGCGTTAATGGTGGAACAGATATAGAAAGAGGCACCAAAAGCTCAAATGATGTAGGTACGAGCACATGTGGATCCCAGTTAGAGGGTACGGGCTGTTGCCGGGCAAATGGAAATATCTCATGTTGTCAGAACACTCAACTACCTGTCGATGCAGACAATTTCATTCTCCACCAAGAGAACACCGAGTTTACATCTGAAAAGAAGAAGAGTTTCAGGAGACAAATTTCTCGAAGTAATAGTGGAAAAGGGGCTCGCTCTCGCAAGGTGTGCTCGATGCCTACATGGTACGAGAGCTGGGAGCGTGAAGATACATATGCTGTTCTTGCTGTTATTGGTGCTGCCGTATCAGTTGCCTACGCCTACAACTGCTACAGGCAGCTGAAGTAA
- the LOC132619246 gene encoding SEC14 cytosolic factor, giving the protein MVVINEDMIKQFQTLMDEIAEPLQKTFQNVHQGYRTETLMRFLKARDGSVSKAHKMLVECLNWRIDNEIDQILAKPIVPTDLYRGVRDTQLVGMSGYSRDGLPVVAVGVGLSTYDKASIHYYIQSHIQMNEYRDRVILPSASKKFGRYIGTCIKVLDMTGLKLSALSQIKLLTAISTIDDLNYPEKTETYYIVNAPYIFSACWKVVRPLLQERTKKKVQVLSGSGKDELLKIMDYASLPHFCKREGSGSSKHSRNGTNDNCFSLDHPFHQQLYEYIKQQALASEAVAPSKEGSVHVTLPETDPDDAKIAETIESEFQRIGEKNGFCQTFHEIKINGD; this is encoded by the exons ATGGTGGTCATTAATGAAGATATGATTAAGCAGTTTCAGACTTTAATGGATGAAA TTGCTGAGCCACTTCAGAAGACTTTTCAG AATGTACATCAGGGGTACCGAACCGAGACACTGATGAGGTTTCTCAAAGCTAGGGATGGCAGTGTCTCGAAAGCACACAAGATG CTTGTTGAGTGTTTAAATTGGAGGATAGACAATGAGATTGATCAGATACTTGCA AAGCCAATTGTACCCACCGATTTGTACAGAGGAGTGAGGGACACTCAGCTTGTGGGAATGTCTGGATATTCAAGAGAT GGTCTTCCTGTCGTTGCTGTAGGTGTAGGGCTCAGCACATATGACAAAGCGTCG ATTCACTACTATATTCAGTCACATATCCAAATGAATGAATACCGCGACCGTGTAATATTG CCTTCTGCATCAAAGAAATTCGGGCGGTATATTGGGACCTGTATAAAGGTTCTGGACATGACTGGTCTAAAGCTATCTGCGCTAAGCCAAATTAAG CTCTTAACTGCTATATCTACCATTGACGACCTAAATTATCCTGAGAAGACAGAGACCTATTACATCGTTAATGCTCCATACATATTCTCAGCATGCTGGAAG GTTGTTAGACCTCTTTTACAAGAAAGAACTAAAAAGAAAGTCCAAGTTCTCTCAGGCTCGGGAAAAGATGAACTATTGAAG ATAATGGATTATGCATCACTACCACATTTTTGTAAAAGAGAAGGCTCGGGTTCATCTAAGCACTCTAGAAATGGCACAAATGATAACTGTTTCTCCTTGGATCATCCTTTTCATCAGCAACTCTACGAGTATATTAAGCAGCAAGCTCTCGCATCGGAGGCTGTTGCTCCAAGCAAAGAAGGATCGGTCCATGTGACCTTACCTGAGACAGATCCGGATGATGCCAAGATTGCTGAAACAATAGAATCTGAATTTCAGAGGATTGGTGAGAAAAATGGATTTTGTCAAACATTTCATGAAATAAAGATCAATGGCGATTGA